In Octopus bimaculoides isolate UCB-OBI-ISO-001 chromosome 28, ASM119413v2, whole genome shotgun sequence, the following are encoded in one genomic region:
- the LOC106873069 gene encoding zinc finger protein 271: MERCEKLKELILPEDMIKERRNLSYDCDICEKTFSLKGNLTKHKRIHTGEKPYHCDICGKSFSGSTALTIHIRIHTGEKPYRCNICDKSFSQNIDLNKHIRIHTGEKPYHCDICGKSFSQSAVLTTHKRVHTGEKPYHCDDCGKSFSRSYHLTSHKRIHSGEKPYHCDICGKSYSESSILTRHMRIHTGEKAYHCDICSKSFSVSSHLTRHKHIHTGEKPFHCDVCDKSFSASSDLTRHKFVHTGEKPYHCDICGKSFSVSSYLVEHKSFHTGERQYLCDICGKSFSKFGTLTRHIRSHTGEKPFHCNICGKSFSGSSDFTKHKRVHSGEKPFHCDICGKSFSQSYNLTCHKRIHTGEKPHHCDICGRSFSASSNLTSHQRIHTGEKPYECGICGILFSQSSDLTKHQRIHTGEKPYHCDVCGKSFSESRKLNKHISTHV, encoded by the coding sequence GGAGAGATGTGAGAAACTCAAGGAATTGATTTTACCTGAAGacatgataaaagaaagaaggaatttgtcctatgactgtgatatctgtgaaaaGACATTCTCTCTGAAAGGtaacttgactaaacacaaacgtattcatacgggggagaagccatatcattgtgatatctgtggtaaatctttctctggaAGTACTGCCCTGacaatacatatacgtattcatacaggagagaagccatatcgctgtaatatctgtgacaaatcattttctcaaaatattgaCTTAAATAAGCACATTcgtattcatactggggagaagccatatcactgtgatatctgtggtaaatcattctctcaaagtgctgttttaactacacacaaacgtgttcatacgggagagaagccatatcactgtgatgactgtggtaaatcattctctcgaagttATCACTTGACttctcacaaacgcattcattcgggagaaaaaccatatcactgtgatatctgtggtaaatcatattCTGAAAGTAGTATCTTAACAAGACAcatgcgtattcatacaggagagaaggcatatcattgtgatatctgcagtaaatcattctctgttagTAGtcacttaactagacacaaacatattcatacaggagagaagccatttcactgtgatgtctgtgacaaatcattctctgcaagtagtgacttaactagacacaaatttgttcatacaggagagaagccatatcattgtgatatctgtggtaaatcattctctgtaagtagTTACTTAGTTGAGCACAAAAGTTTTCATACTGGAGAGAGGCAATAtctctgtgatatctgtggtaaatcattctccaaaTTTGGTACATTAACTAGACACATTcgtagtcatacaggagagaagccatttcactgtaatatttgtggtaaatcattctctgggaGTAGCGACTTTACtaaacacaaacgtgttcattcaggagagaagccatttcactgtgatatctgtggtaaatcattctctcaaagttatAACTTAACTTGTCACAAACGTATCCACACAGGTGAAAAAccacatcattgtgatatttgtggtagatCATTCTCTGCAAGTAGTAACTTAACTTCTCaccaacgtattcatacaggggaaaagccATATGAGTGTGGCATCTGTGGTATATTATTCTCTCAAAGtagtgacttaactaaacaccaacgtattcatacaggagagaagccatatcattgtgatgtctgtggtaaatctttctctgaaaGTCGTAAGttaaataaacacatatctaCTCATGTATAA
- the LOC128251148 gene encoding zinc finger protein 429-like — protein MEESEKLKDVVFPEGMIKEKSKLSYDCDTCKKSFSQAGNLNTHKCIHTREKPYCCYICGKSFTGSIKLTRHVRIHTGEKPYQCDICGKSFSQNDVLTTHKRIHTGEKPYHCDICGKSFSRSYHVTSHKRIHTGEKPYRCDICDKSFSVSSNLTTHKYTHTGVKPFHCDVCGKSFSANSHLTTHKRIHSGEKPYHCDICGKSFSGSGDFTKHKRIHSGEKPYHCDICGKSFSESYKVTKHKRIHSGEKPYHCDICGKSFSQSYNLTKHKRIHSRMKSFHCDVCGKSFSLSSHLAEHKSIHTEEKRYLCDICGKSFFKRRALNRHKRIHTGEKPFHCDICGKSFRISSDYTKHKRIHSGEKPYHCDICGKSFSQSNNLTKHKHIHTGEKPYHCDICGKSFSQSHNLISHKRIHSGEKPHHCDICGKSFSVISNLTSHKRIHTGEKPSN, from the coding sequence atggaagaaagTGAGAAACTTAAGGATGTGGTTTTTCCTGAAGGcatgataaaagagaaaagtaaattgTCATATGACTGTGATACCTGTAAAAAGTCATTCTCACAAGCAGGTAACCTAAATActcataaatgtattcatacaagGGAAAAGCCATATTGCTgttatatctgtggtaaatcattcactggaAGTATTAAATTAACTAGGCATGTACGTATCCATAcgggggagaagccatatcagtgtgatatatgtggtaaatcattctctcaaaatgatgtgttaacaacacacaaacgtattcatacaggtgagaagccatatcactgtgatatctgtggtaagtcattctctcgaAGTTATCATGTAACttctcacaagcgtattcatacaggagagaagccgtatcgttgtgatatctgtgataaatcattctctgtcagcagtaacttaactactcacaaatatactcacacaggagtgaagccatttcactgtgatgtctgtggtaaatcattctctgcaaatagtcacttaactactcacaaacgtattcattcaggagagaaaccataccactgtgatatttgtggtaaatcattctctggtaGTGGTGACTTCACaaagcacaaacgtattcattcaggagagaagccatatcactgtgatatttgtggtaaatcattctctgaaagttatAAAGTAActaagcacaaacgtattcattcaggagagaagccatatcactgtgatatctgtggtaagtcttTCTCTCAAAGTTAtaacttgactaaacacaaacgtattcattcaagaatgaaatcatttcactgtgatgtctgtggtaaatcgttctctttAAGTAGTCACTTAGCTGAACACAAAAGTATTCACACAGAGGAAAAGAGATAtctctgtgatatctgtggtaaatcattcttcaAACGCCGTGCGTTAaatagacacaaacgtattcatactggtgagaagccatttcattgtgatatctgtggtaaatcattccgcATAAGTAGTGACTATACTAAACACAAGCGAATTCActcaggagagaagccatatcactgtgatatctgtggtaaatcattctctcaaagtaataatttaacaaaacacaaacatattcatacaggagagaaaccatatcattgtgatatctgtggtaaatcattttctcaaagtcATAACCTAAtttctcacaaacgtattcattcaggagaaaagccacatcattgtgatatctgtggtaaatcattctctgtaattAGTAACTTAacttctcacaaacgtattcacacaggagaaaagcccTCAAATTAG
- the LOC128251146 gene encoding zinc finger protein OZF-like codes for MEKSEKIIELISPEHMIKQRRSYDCDICTKSFSQKSDLIIHKRSHTGEKPYHCDVCGKSFSDSSNLTAHKRTHTEKKLHHCDICGKSFSNISHLTAHKRIHTGEKPYHCNICGKSFSISSHVTAHKRTHTGEKPYHCDICGKSFSGNTALTKHNRIHTGERPYHCDICDKSFSQSIHLTTHKRIHTGEKPYHCDICGKSFIANNYLTRHQRIHTGEKPYDCDVCGKSFSYSSGLTKHKSIHTGEKLYHCDVCGKSFSQRSHLTRHKHIHTGEKPYHCDICGKSFTENSYLVIHKRIHTGERPYHCDICGKSFSENSALTNHKRIHTGEEPYHCDICGKSFSRSSNIARHKRIHTGERPYECDICGRSFNENRDLTRHKHIHSREKSYNCDVCGKSFSNRNALTSHKRIHAKEMPYPCDICSKSFFERGHLIAHKRVHTGEKPYCDICGKALTHNYQLSRHKRIHTGEKPYHCDVCGKSFSQNSDLMKHKYIHTEEKGKG; via the coding sequence atggaaaagagtgaGAAGATTATAGAATTGATTTCCCCTGAACACATGATAAAACAGAGGAGatcatatgactgtgatatctgtacaAAGTCCTTCTCTCAAAAAAGTGACCTAATTATACACAAACGTagtcatactggagagaaaccatatcattgtgatgtctgtggtaaatcattctctgacagTAGTAATTTAACTGCACACAAACGCACCCATACAGAAAAGAAACtacatcattgtgatatttgtggtaaatcattctctaacatTAGTCACTTAACTGCacataagcgtattcatacaggagagaagccatatcattgtaatatttgtggtaaatcattttctataagtagtcATGTTActgcacacaaacgtactcatacaggagagaaaccctatcattgtgatatttgtggtaaatcattctctggaaacACTGCCTTAACAAAACAcaatcgtattcatacaggagagagaccatatcattgtgatatctgtgataaatcattctctcaaagtattcATTTAActacacataaacgtattcatacaggagagaaaccatatcattgtgatatctgtggtaaatcattcattgCAAATAATTACTTAACTAGGCaccaacgtattcatacaggagagaaaccatatgactgtgatgtctgtggtaaatcattctcttatagTTCTggcttaactaaacacaaaagtattcatacaggagagaagctatatcactgtgatgtctgtggtaaatcattctctcaaagatctcacttaactagacacaaacatattcatacaggagagaaaccatatcattgtgatatttgtggtaaatcattcactgaaaATAGTTACTTAgttatacacaaacgtattcatacaggggagaggccataccactgtgatatctgtggtaaatctttctctgaaaATTCTGCCTTAactaatcacaaacgtattcatacgggagaagaaccttatcattgtgatatctgtggtaaatcattctctcgaagcaGTAATATagctagacacaaacgtattcatacaggagagaggccatacgaatgtgatatctgtggtagatcattcAATGAAAATCGTGATTTAACTAggcacaaacatattcattcaaGAGAGAAATCATAtaactgtgatgtctgtggtaaatcattctctaaccGTAATGCCTTGACTTCACACAAGCGTATTCATGCAAAGGAAATGCCATAtccctgtgatatctgtagtaaatcattttttGAAAGGGGTCACTTAATTGCACAcaagcgtgttcatacaggagagaaaccatattgtgatatttgtggtaaagcattGACTCATAATTATCAGTTGAGTAggcataaacgtattcatacaggagagaaaccatatcactgtgatgtctgtggtaaatcattctctcaaaatagtgacttaatgaaacacaaatatattcatacagaagagaaaggaaaaggataG